Genomic segment of Candidatus Desulfatibia profunda:
ACGCATTCGGACTGAACCTGGCGTATCTTGCTGCCGGCGGACTTTTCTTTGCATGGATGCTGCGGCAGGCCCGCATCAAGGGCTATCTCAGCCGCACCAGTATCGAATAACACCTTATCACCCAATCAATACAAAAGCCTATCAAAGGAAACGCATTATCGAATCCATTCAATATGAACCAGATGTTCGACATTCTTGAATTCGGGATCTCCGGTTACGATGGTTGCACGCTGCTCCTGGGCGCAGGCTACAACAAAACAGTCGGCATATGATAATGGATACTGAGCTTTAATTTCAGCCGCCTGATAAACCAGGGCGTTGGGAACCGGGAGCACCTTAAAGGCAAGTTGATGGATGTGGCCCAGGATTTCAAGCTTTTTTTCCTCTCCAAAATGCTTTTTCGTCATATAGATGATTTCACCCAGATTGATAACGCAAATCAGCCGATCCAGTTTTTGCTCCAGACTTTTTTGCAAGATACCATAGACGACTTTTGCACCGGTTTCATTCTGAAAAAAGGCCAGAAGGGCATGGCTGTCAAACAGGTATCCGGACTTCATTCGGCAAAATCCTTTTTACGGTCCTGCAATAACGCTTCAGAAAGGGAAGGCTGTCCGGGAAGGCAACCCTTGGCATCTTTTTCAGGGTTGTTGGACGGTGGAACCAAATAGATGAGATTGCCGTATTCAAACACCTTCAAAGCGTTGCCAGGCTGAATATTATATTTTTTTCGAATCGAAGCCGGAATTACGATTTGTCCTTTGGTTAATACCTTAACCGTATTCATGATTAAAGCTCCTTGATGGTTATACGTTTTTTAAAAATGTATAACAAAATGGTCTACAAGTCAATCATCACTAGAAATATTTGCGATTGCCAGGTCATTTCAAGAAATGCTTTACGCTGCTTTGGCATCGAGATAGATATTGGCTGCACCGGCGATTGTATTTACCGAACTGATGCCCCAGTTCAGTGGGGATGCCAAACAGGTTTCCGCGTTCCTCAAGGATCATAAAATCAAAATTATAATCGTGTATACTCGACTTTACTCATGACCAAAATCGTGTTATAGTAATTTTGCTCATGAAAATATTACCGCGCTACATATATGACCCGGTGCAGAACGACCTTAAGCGCCGTATGGTTTTTGTCGGCGGTCCGAGGCAGGTGGGCAAAACAACTTTTGCCTTAACGTTTCTGCCCGAGCCGGACGAAGCCCATCCCGCCTACATGAATTGGGACAATCTGCCCGCACGCCGGTCCATTCAGAAAGGAGAACTGCCGCCCAATGAAAAGCTCATTGTTTTCGATGAAATCCATAAGTTTGCTCGCTGGAGAAATCTCGTCAAGGGATTTTATGACACCAACCAGTCTCGAATTTCATTTTTAATCACCGGATCGGCCCGTTTGGATTATTACAGCAAGGGCGGTGATTCGCTGCACGGAAGGTATCATTACTATCGGCTCCATCCCTTTTCTCCGGCCGAATTGAGTCCCGACCCGGGTCCGGTAGACATTCAGCATTTGTTAAAGTACGGCGGTTTTCCCGAACCCTGCCTGCGGGGAGAGGAAAAGTTCTGGCGAAGATGGCAGCGCGAGCGGCTCCAGCGTGTGATTTACGAAGATATCAGAGATCTGGAAAATTTAAAAGAAATCAACCTTCTGGAACTGCTGGCCGAGGAGCTGCCCCATAGAGTCGGCGCGCCGCTTTCCGTAAAGAATTTAAGGGAAGCCCTGGAAGTTGCCCACGAAACAGCCGAGCGCTGGATCAAGGTGTTTGAACGAATGTATTATTGTTTTCGCATTCTGCCGTATGGCGCGCCAAAAATCAGGGCGGTTAAAAAGGAGCAGAAACTGTATCTTTGGGACTGGTCATTGATTATGGAGCAGGGACCGCAGTTTGAAAATTTCATTGCCTCCCAGCTTCTCAAATACTGCCATTACCTTGA
This window contains:
- a CDS encoding type II toxin-antitoxin system VapC family toxin; translation: MKSGYLFDSHALLAFFQNETGAKVVYGILQKSLEQKLDRLICVINLGEIIYMTKKHFGEEKKLEILGHIHQLAFKVLPVPNALVYQAAEIKAQYPLSYADCFVVACAQEQRATIVTGDPEFKNVEHLVHIEWIR
- a CDS encoding AbrB/MazE/SpoVT family DNA-binding domain-containing protein; the encoded protein is MNTVKVLTKGQIVIPASIRKKYNIQPGNALKVFEYGNLIYLVPPSNNPEKDAKGCLPGQPSLSEALLQDRKKDFAE
- a CDS encoding ATP-binding protein — encoded protein: MVFVGGPRQVGKTTFALTFLPEPDEAHPAYMNWDNLPARRSIQKGELPPNEKLIVFDEIHKFARWRNLVKGFYDTNQSRISFLITGSARLDYYSKGGDSLHGRYHYYRLHPFSPAELSPDPGPVDIQHLLKYGGFPEPCLRGEEKFWRRWQRERLQRVIYEDIRDLENLKEINLLELLAEELPHRVGAPLSVKNLREALEVAHETAERWIKVFERMYYCFRILPYGAPKIRAVKKEQKLYLWDWSLIMEQGPQFENFIASQLLKYCHYLEDTEGFKMDLRFLRDTDKREVDFVVLKENRPLFAVECKSGDKNISPSIYYFKQRTPIPKFYQVHTGSGDYEKAGIRVIPVHKFFAELKMK